From Daucus carota subsp. sativus chromosome 6, DH1 v3.0, whole genome shotgun sequence:
AATATTACGAAAGCAAGCCACGAAAGTGGAGAAGCACGCGGGGGATCGTCTTCACAACAAACACAAATCGGTAGTTTCATGTCTTCAAATCCCGGTGGAGGTATGCCGTTCCATTATAATAGAGAAAAAATGATTAATGATTTTGCTACTTATGTTACATTAGATGAGTTACCTTTTTCACATGGTGAAAGCCCTAACTTAGAACACATGATGAGAAATTCAATAAATCCGGCTTTTAGGAAAATCCCAAGAAACACCCTTAAACGATACAcccaaaaacaatattatcTTGCTAGGGGAGAATTAATTGAATTCTTTCGTACTTTTAATGGCATGGTCTCGCTTACTAGTGATTGTTGGACTTCTAGTCAAGGTGAGCCTTATATATGTGTTACCGTTCATTGGATAGATTCTAATTATGTGATagaaaaaagaattattacTTTCGATGTAATGGACGAGTCACACTCCggatataatattaaacaaaGGATATTAGACACAATTAACGAATTCAATTTGTTTAACAAGGTATTCACAATTTCTTTAGATAATGCTTCTGCTAATAAAAAATGCATAGATTATATTAGGTCCGAGATTCCTTTAGTTTTAGATGGTCAATTCTTACACGTTAGATGTTGTGCTCACATCATAAATTTGTCGGCTCAACAAGGTATCTcacaattaacaaaattattagacCCAATTAGGAAAATGGTTAAGTACTTACGTATTGCAAGTTTATTCCGAGCTAGATATAAGAAATTGTGTAAGGATAATGGTTTAAGAGCTGAAAAATGGGGTATCGACACACCTACACGGTGGAATTCAACGCATAAGTTATTAAATAAAGCGATTAAATATAAGGTTGTCATCACTGAATTATATAATTCGGACCCtaacaaccaatacgaggatgGTTTAATTACCGAATTGGATTGGCGATTGGCTATTACTGTACGTGATATTCTTGATTGCTATGCACATGCTACTAAAGTTTTTTCATATGTTTATGAACCGAATGTGCATCAAGTTATTATTGAATGTGTTAGTATTGTTACCACTTTACGTGAATATGAAGAAGATCGACATTTTAGTAACattatttatgatatgaaaGTGAAATGGATTGAATATTTTACAGATTTCCCATATATTTATGGTATTGCATGCCTACTTGATCCCGGTGTTAGACAAGAAGGTTTAGAAAACATGTTAGAACATTATTATAAGGTGTTAGGAGTTTCATATGATCATGTTTTATATGTTACTAATTGTCTCAATTTATTGCATCGTCTTATAGACATGTACCTTCCAAGTACTGAAACCGCTATACCACCAAAGACAAGTTCTTCAAATAGATTTAATAGTAAAATGTTAGGAATAATAACTAAAAAACAAAAGGTTAGAATTTCTACTACGTCTGCTCCTGTAGCTTCGGCTTCTACTACTATGCTTAgagaatttttttcttataactATGAATTAGACgaagattttgaaatattaacatGGTGGAGAAGTCATGAGATACAATTTCCAGTTTTAGCTAAAATTGCAAGGGACGTATTAGTAGTCCCTGCCTCTACAATTGCATCGGAGTCGGCTTTTAGTGCAGGTAGAAGAGTTTTGGATGAGAAAAGATCAAGTCTCGCGCCAGATGCGGTAAAGATTTGCGTTTGTAAAAAAGATTGGGACCAAGCTGCTAAAAGACAACAAGGACTTCAAGAAGATGACTCGGACGGTGAAGAAGATCCTTGGATGTTGATGGATACTTCGTCGTCCGAAGGCGGCAATTCGGCAAATGaacaagaataaataaaaaatttctttcgttatgtatttctttatttagTTTGTATAAGCGGTTTGTTCCGTTGATTTTTTTAgagaggagtcctctcacaTTATTTGTAAAACTTTTTtccaatttataaaatttctaagaGGTGCCGCCCtctttttatcatttatttattaattaaattaaacaattacattccaaaattaaaaacagaaaaaacaGAACACTTGCactgaaaaaacaaaaaagaacacAAGGCAATGATCACCAATTCACCAATCATCATTCACACACTGTCTGTActgtaaaacaaaaataaacacaATCATTGAGCAATGAGCACGGGTCCACTATGGCAGTACCAGTATGTGGTTGTAGTCTGTCTAAACCGCCGCACCTGAACCGTGAACCGCAGACCGTGTAACCCGTATAACCCGCTTAACCGCATAACCTGCTCAACACGGTTCCGGTTCCAATCTCTTCAGCCCGGCCCGGCACGGACCGGACCGCCAGCCTATCCGGGCCGGTCACGGTTCCACCGGTGGCGGTTCGAAAACCGGttgaaccggcccgaaccgcaCCGGCCCGCCCGAATGGCCGGGTCTACTTGTTGGTTCAGCTTCTATTCACTATTCACTAAACTAGAAGTATCTATGCATTTTGTCAAACAAGCACAAAAGGCTTAAAAGCTAAAAGAAAGATCAGAAATTCAAGTCTTCCTGACCCTGTGAGACTGGCCTATGCATCTTAACACCACTGAAACTAGTTCTAGACGCCATGATCTCATTCAACGAAAGCCGCTTCTTTTGCCCGATTTCTGGTCTTTGCTTAGGAGCACTATGTGACCTTGCTTTTGCTTTAAAGGACTGAGTGTTTGCCATATAACTAGGATAGTTGGAATATGGCCGGAAGAAACTGTCTCCACAGATGCTCTTGGGGGGTGTAGCTGGGGCATTGGAGTGGCGAGAATTTGCAAATCTAGGAGTGCTTTGAGCTGTTGAAAACTTATAGTTGTCGGTAATAAAGGCCCATTCGTAATCTTGCATTTGTTCATGATCCGGGATTAATAGACGATGAGGGAGGGGCTGCGAGCTACTATGATAATAGGTGTCTTCCCCTGATTCGGAGGCAGAGAAGTTCATTCTCCTTGATCTTGATTTCGGCTTAAAAGTGTCCATCTCAACAATTTTTGGGCTCTCTTCAGAAGTATTAAATGAAGTTTCATAAGAAGCTGACAACCTCTTACTAGGATATTCACTTCTTGGCTCCTCAAACTTTTCCTGGaaattataacaatttaaataagACTAATACAATTTTCAGAAACTGGCAGAAAAAAAAACTCTACCAAGTGCAGTACTGAGTCTCACAATTGATTTCCTGTGTAAAAATTCTGGCTGAGAAGGATGATCTTTGTTGAAAGAACGACGAGCCCTCTGAGCTCGAACAGTGACCTGAGCTCTTATAAGAGCTTGCATACTACGAAGAGTCGCAGTGGCTCTCTTCCTAACAAGGTAACCTCGAACAACAGCTTGTAATTTTACCAGACCTTTTAGTGCTCTGAGAGCTTTTCTGGACTGTCAGTGGCCATAAATAGTCTCATTTTAGTAGTTTTTACAAATGTAATACaccaaataaaaatagaaaatttcggaaaaatatttgaaattttatagaATGCCGCGCATGAAAAAGTCAACAATTGCTCAAAGATATATCCAAATCTCAAACTAATGCAAGAACAAGCCAGTACCAATTTTAAACTAAACAAATTGATTAAGCATAAACAAAGGAACAAGACCgttaacaaaacataaataaaaaactacACATAATCAACCACTTCAGGAATCAaagaaatcaaaaaataatgaaatgaaCATACCAAATACAACCAAAGtaaattcttaaaatttcaataaGATTACTTACCAAATAACCTCTAAAAACAGATTGGATCTTTAGTGCAGCCCATCTTTCCCTGCTTCCACCATACACATTTTGTCTGCCTTGCCTAGTAAGCCTAACGACTTCAGCTGCTGCCTGCGCCGCAGCAACAGCAGCATCAGCTGCTGCGGCGGTAGCAGCAGCCACAGCAATTGCATGTTTGTTCTGCTCTTTATCCGAAGATCTCAACCAAACACCATCATTAGCCCGATTAATCACCGGACTCTGATTTGCAGCCCGGGATTCATTCCCAGACTTTGCAGAACTCCATTTTTTCTTCCCTTTCTTGTCACTCATACCCGAATTATCAGCACTATCCTTATTATCTTTCTTCATTCCCAGCAACCCTCTCAACCATCTTGAAGCTTTTCCCATCTCAAAACTTCAAGTGCAGCTCTGAAAGAGATGAATATATTTATCCTTAATATTAAAGATAAACTTTAAAGAACACACTGAGGAAAAAAAGGCACTTAGAATCTTTTAAATGTAAAGAGCAGGGAAGTGATGTAATGAAGTACAGGGTGTGGAGGAAAAGGTTAACAATGCATCACATCTTTAAATAATACCCCAGAGAGCTAAAAGATTGGTTTGTTTATTCTtctatcttttcttttttcaaatctTTTAGCATCTGACACTTCCTCGTGAAGAAATGAGTTACAAGACAAAATGGTTACAGAAAGATACAGATTTAAACATTAATCTAAAATTTGAAATCCTTGCATGTTTTACCAACCAAATTCACAATGATTTACAGACAAAATTACTGGAAAAAAGAAAGAGGCTAATTATTACGGTTAAAACGTTAGGTGGCTAATCTCCTCAAAATTAAAGAGTACGGGAGGATGAGGATCAACTAAATTGACATAGCAATACTACCGCAACAATGTCATAAAGGGTGGATTTAGCCCTGAAAAATTTTGAATTCGATGAATTTTTCTATATGTGAGCCATGTACCGAATTAGATAACCGACTACTCTAAGAGCCTAAAATCTTATGCCAGAAATGGAATTCAACTATAGGACCTACTGGTGATAAAAAGCTTTGCCCACTCtccaaattcaaaaacaaagcatcatcttctgaaaaaaaaaaaacgataataaaaaattactattaCAGTTAGAATGTTAGGCCTTTCTCTTAAtatcaaacgagtccgaaaatTTTACTGAATTGATGCCTATATGTATAACAGTCTCTGTTATTACAAGTTCACAAATCACAAAAATCTTCTATGAAGTGAATTCACATATGGACTCGAATTAAAGCatttatatataacatgtgCTGCCACAAAAAAAAATCGGTATGTGCACTTCAAAAGAATCACATCGAAAACTAAAGCACatcaaaaacatatcaaaatgtCCTAGATTTGAGATCCTTTAAGATAAAAGATCGAATTTGCCAACAAGGTGTTGGTGCGGTGGTTGAGCTCTGATACCCCTTCCGGGATAATAGAACCCTGAAATCTAATGTGGATCCaaatgatcatgaaaaactttGCCCACCTcctaaattcaaaaacaaagcaTCCTCCCcttctgaaaaataaaaataaaacataaacatAATCATGACTAATAGATCTTGCTTCTCTTATTATGTCCggaacaaacaaacaaacagatTACAGAAGACATGCAGGAACAACATACGTAGAAAGTAGTAATGATGACACGGAAGAAAAGGGCGGAAATATTTTACCCAGTTTAGCttctaaaattcaaaaaagaaCTCGAGTTGTATATCCCCTAATCATAGAATCCCTGAACCAAAATGAACCTACTTCTAGGCTCTAGCTCTCCATGTATATGTTTCAGAGCAGTTGTGGTACAAGTTGTGGTCCGAGTATCCAAATTTAATGCTTACCTTGCTGTTATACTCCCTGAAGTTAATATCACACACAACCCCAACCCGCAACTCGATTTATTAAGATAAAACTCGAAAAAGATCCAAAAATCATTTGATTGATCCGAAATAGACCCaaaatgacccgaaattagaatttcatttctaaaaatttcaattttcagttttattcaattttaattgtaTCTAAATTGACCCGAAATTAACCCAATTGCTAACACGAACACGAcctgttacccgaaattgccacatactccctcggtcccttttacatgttttttatgtaaaaaaaaattgtcccaaaatacatgtctCATTTCTCTTTACAAAAcaaatttttggatttttccaaAAACTACcctttaaatacaaattttcatttttgactACCACACATATACACGTAAATCAATTTAATTCAGTGCATTTACTAGGGGCAGACAAGGAAATCAAatactcaaactaatttttttcttaaaatggaAGGATAGATTGGTCTGATTATTCAAAAAGAGTTCGCATATTTGTGTTAttaatctattatatatttaatagaacCACATTGAGTAAATTAATTCAACATGACTAATATATCATTTGCTtattacacatattttaatatatataaaggttattattgacttttaatactaaCGTATTTATTATACATCAATGTCTAagcaatatatttattatacattaatgtggaattattttaatattatacatataagtaatatatatctaattatttttaaaattttaaatttcccccacaaattgtataaattttaatattctacctgatttttgattgatt
This genomic window contains:
- the LOC108226550 gene encoding protein IQ-domain 26, whose amino-acid sequence is MGKASRWLRGLLGMKKDNKDSADNSGMSDKKGKKKWSSAKSGNESRAANQSPVINRANDGVWLRSSDKEQNKHAIAVAAATAAAADAAVAAAQAAAEVVRLTRQGRQNVYGGSRERWAALKIQSVFRGYLSRKALRALKGLVKLQAVVRGYLVRKRATATLRSMQALIRAQVTVRAQRARRSFNKDHPSQPEFLHRKSIEKFEEPRSEYPSKRLSASYETSFNTSEESPKIVEMDTFKPKSRSRRMNFSASESGEDTYYHSSSQPLPHRLLIPDHEQMQDYEWAFITDNYKFSTAQSTPRFANSRHSNAPATPPKSICGDSFFRPYSNYPSYMANTQSFKAKARSHSAPKQRPEIGQKKRLSLNEIMASRTSFSGVKMHRPVSQGQEDLNF